A stretch of the Desulfovibrio sp. Huiquan2017 genome encodes the following:
- a CDS encoding metalloregulator ArsR/SmtB family transcription factor, with protein MEIIKYCKALSDETRARLVNVLLEYELNVGEIVQVMEMGQSRISRHLKILSESGLVHVRREGLWAFYRASEDGPGRAFLNGVRELMSGEPELKRDRNRAEKVILERTAATRQFFDDIAPEWDRMTAEVLGDLDLGREIQTRLPACECAADIGCGTGDMLAILSRSSHSVIGVDNSPKMLELAEERFSGNGSMSLRIGEMTHLPLRDWEADCTVMSLVLHHLAMPLDAIREAGRVLKIGGRLIIAEFDQHQNELMRSEYGDRRLGIPRESMCNWLKEARFDIRSITEFKVNMGLVVVLYEAEKR; from the coding sequence ATGGAAATAATTAAATATTGCAAAGCATTATCGGATGAAACCAGGGCGCGTCTGGTCAATGTCCTGCTGGAATACGAGCTCAATGTGGGTGAAATCGTCCAGGTTATGGAGATGGGACAGTCGCGGATTTCCCGGCATCTCAAGATCCTGTCGGAGTCCGGGCTGGTGCATGTGCGCCGTGAAGGGCTGTGGGCCTTTTACCGGGCCAGCGAGGACGGACCGGGCCGGGCGTTTCTGAATGGCGTGCGCGAACTGATGTCTGGAGAGCCCGAGCTGAAGCGGGACCGCAACCGGGCTGAGAAGGTCATCCTGGAGCGCACGGCGGCCACCCGCCAGTTCTTTGACGACATCGCGCCCGAGTGGGACCGCATGACCGCCGAGGTCCTGGGCGACCTGGATTTGGGCCGCGAGATCCAGACCCGGCTGCCCGCGTGCGAATGCGCCGCCGACATCGGCTGCGGTACCGGCGACATGCTGGCCATTCTGTCCCGTTCGTCCCATTCGGTCATCGGTGTGGACAATTCGCCCAAGATGCTGGAGCTGGCCGAGGAACGGTTCTCCGGCAACGGAAGCATGTCCTTGCGCATCGGCGAGATGACCCATCTGCCCCTGCGCGATTGGGAGGCGGACTGTACGGTCATGTCCCTGGTCCTGCACCATCTGGCCATGCCGCTGGACGCCATCCGTGAGGCGGGCCGGGTACTCAAAATCGGCGGGCGGCTGATCATCGCCGAGTTCGACCAGCATCAGAACGAGCTCATGCGGTCGGAATACGGCGACCGTCGGCTCGGCATTCCCCGCGAAAGCATGTGCAATTGGTTGAAGGAGGCGCGTTTTGATATCCGCTCCATCACGGAATTCAAGGTCAACATGGGCCTCGTCGTGGTTCTGTACGAGGCCGAAAAACGATAA
- a CDS encoding PEGA domain-containing protein has product MARTIAAAVALFCLLAAFGCGVPKQKIPVSTNPVGATVYADGEKACGSTPCAVRLDRRADHLLTIVKEGYEQEEVVVRREFKPDRAIRDGLISGILKGGDPKGVASETAREVDEQERSGEAYVLTPSIVTIKLTPKGSGI; this is encoded by the coding sequence ATGGCCCGCACGATCGCCGCCGCCGTCGCCCTCTTCTGCCTGCTCGCCGCCTTCGGCTGCGGCGTGCCCAAACAGAAGATTCCCGTATCCACGAACCCGGTGGGTGCGACCGTGTACGCCGACGGTGAGAAGGCCTGCGGCTCCACACCCTGCGCGGTCCGCCTGGACCGGCGGGCCGATCATCTCCTGACCATCGTCAAGGAAGGCTACGAACAGGAGGAGGTCGTGGTGCGCCGGGAGTTCAAACCGGACCGCGCTATCCGCGACGGGCTCATCTCGGGGATTCTCAAAGGTGGCGATCCCAAAGGTGTGGCCTCGGAAACAGCTCGGGAAGTGGACGAACAGGAACGCAGCGGCGAGGCCTACGTGCTCACGCCGTCCATCGTGACCATCAAGCTGACGCCCAAGGGCTCGGGGATATGA
- a CDS encoding DUF721 domain-containing protein: MAYRRTTDRPKRRNKAQSVSDALPRFLDGLDRTGGRRLVQLWREWDELLGDMAAMARPLGHRGGKLVLAAGDPIVMQEAHYLGPIILEKVNGFLGQEVFDKVVFELLNGRVPLDGEIRPEAPKPPRKLKKPEKLGSLNKQLDPDSPVGRCYRAYQRMFDDS; encoded by the coding sequence ATGGCCTATCGACGCACCACGGACCGGCCCAAACGCAGGAACAAGGCGCAGAGCGTGAGCGACGCCCTGCCCCGCTTCCTGGACGGCCTGGACCGCACAGGCGGCCGCCGCCTGGTCCAACTGTGGCGGGAATGGGACGAACTGCTCGGGGACATGGCCGCCATGGCCCGCCCCCTGGGGCATCGCGGCGGCAAGCTGGTCCTGGCTGCGGGCGACCCCATCGTCATGCAGGAGGCCCATTACCTCGGGCCCATAATCCTGGAAAAGGTCAATGGTTTTTTAGGCCAGGAAGTCTTTGACAAAGTAGTCTTCGAACTGCTAAACGGCAGAGTTCCTTTGGACGGAGAGATCCGGCCGGAGGCCCCTAAGCCTCCGAGGAAACTTAAAAAACCTGAGAAGTTAGGCAGCTTGAATAAGCAGTTGGACCCGGATTCTCCTGTTGGCAGGTGCTACCGG
- a CDS encoding PEGA domain-containing protein: MKPSYPLILLACLVLSACSAATQNIPVSSNPGGAQVLADGQAVGTTPCNVTLEKTQPHILTLQKEGYRQVDVQITRKYDTAGVTRGAAQSGLWQSSNGANTEGAVANALMNVGVQEESGDAYVLSPASVVVRLQPVHAQPAQPMAQADGNAPIVISSDQLAPEDQARLQEQKSGIATTEPATLGDAVAQDPGKEAEAALEGAAVAAPTVGTDKKWGSSHSSTSQHNDGSFTKTTTSTKTSVGVHVNPVEAGLEAIKLLEGAGKTDGQSSE, from the coding sequence ATGAAACCGTCGTACCCGCTCATTCTTTTAGCCTGCCTCGTTCTGTCAGCCTGCTCGGCCGCCACCCAAAACATCCCGGTCAGCTCCAACCCCGGCGGGGCGCAGGTTCTCGCGGACGGACAGGCCGTCGGTACCACGCCGTGCAATGTCACCCTGGAAAAAACCCAACCGCACATCCTGACCCTTCAAAAGGAGGGGTATCGCCAGGTAGACGTGCAGATCACGCGTAAATACGACACTGCGGGCGTGACCCGCGGCGCCGCCCAAAGCGGCCTGTGGCAGAGCTCCAACGGGGCCAACACCGAGGGAGCCGTGGCCAACGCCCTCATGAACGTCGGGGTCCAAGAAGAATCCGGTGACGCCTACGTACTCTCCCCCGCCTCGGTGGTGGTCCGGCTTCAGCCTGTCCATGCGCAACCCGCCCAACCCATGGCCCAGGCCGACGGAAACGCGCCCATCGTCATCTCCAGCGACCAACTCGCCCCCGAGGACCAGGCTCGATTGCAGGAACAGAAGAGCGGTATTGCGACCACCGAGCCCGCCACTCTGGGCGACGCCGTGGCCCAGGACCCGGGCAAGGAGGCCGAGGCCGCGCTCGAAGGCGCCGCCGTGGCCGCGCCCACCGTGGGCACCGACAAGAAATGGGGCAGCAGCCACTCCTCCACTTCGCAGCACAACGACGGTTCGTTCACCAAAACCACCACCAGCACCAAGACCAGCGTCGGCGTCCACGTCAATCCCGTGGAAGCCGGACTCGAAGCGATCAAACTCCTTGAAGGCGCTGGGAAGACGGACGGCCAATCTTCCGAATAG
- a CDS encoding universal stress protein, with amino-acid sequence MFKKILLAATPQMDKLTAPKAAFDLARSRNAEVILFHTLPMEQDAWCAFDDPADRDRLLASAEARIAAYFKDDLSGIRHSIRVTSGVPHEEMLRIIHAEAVDLIVMGHHTRPAHRPDRMWGVVDTTIHKVCANVFCPVMVVTNPMPEEPTIKRIVMATDFSTPSDSALCYAVQMASAFDAHLDIFHVLDVGQVTPNPEYYMQSMQVFIDKAVNRMQCRYAHALDGIDHEFHCWEGVPYVEILKQARWQEADVVIMAQYSSSEDHAKPSVGSTTIQVALSPGCPAILVNYRARTCI; translated from the coding sequence ATGTTCAAGAAAATTTTGTTGGCGGCGACACCGCAGATGGACAAGCTGACCGCGCCCAAAGCGGCCTTTGACCTGGCCCGTTCACGCAATGCGGAAGTGATTTTGTTCCACACCCTGCCCATGGAACAGGACGCATGGTGCGCCTTTGACGATCCGGCGGACCGGGACAGGCTGCTGGCTTCGGCCGAGGCCAGGATCGCGGCCTACTTCAAGGACGACCTCTCGGGCATCAGGCATTCCATCCGGGTGACCTCGGGCGTGCCCCACGAGGAGATGCTCCGAATCATCCACGCCGAAGCCGTGGACCTGATCGTCATGGGCCACCACACCCGGCCCGCGCACCGGCCCGACCGCATGTGGGGGGTGGTGGACACGACCATCCACAAAGTCTGCGCCAACGTGTTCTGCCCGGTCATGGTGGTGACCAACCCCATGCCCGAGGAGCCGACCATCAAACGCATCGTCATGGCCACGGACTTTTCCACGCCCTCGGACTCGGCCCTGTGCTATGCAGTGCAGATGGCCTCCGCTTTCGACGCGCACCTGGACATCTTCCACGTTCTCGACGTCGGGCAGGTCACGCCCAACCCCGAATACTACATGCAGTCCATGCAGGTCTTCATCGACAAGGCCGTGAACCGCATGCAGTGCCGCTACGCCCATGCGCTGGACGGCATCGACCATGAGTTCCACTGCTGGGAAGGAGTGCCTTACGTGGAAATCCTCAAGCAGGCCCGCTGGCAAGAGGCGGACGTGGTCATCATGGCCCAGTACTCTTCCAGCGAGGACCATGCCAAGCCCTCGGTGGGGTCCACCACCATCCAGGTAGCGCTCTCGCCGGGCTGCCCGGCCATCCTGGTCAACTACCGCGCGCGCACGTGCATCTAG